A part of Gossypium hirsutum isolate 1008001.06 chromosome A07, Gossypium_hirsutum_v2.1, whole genome shotgun sequence genomic DNA contains:
- the LOC107955580 gene encoding WAT1-related protein At5g40240 isoform X2, which produces MGLSSYLWNALPFMAMITVECTDVGISVISKAALSKGMSNVVSVTYFNALGTLILLPYFIFCRSSGQIIFLTGVKFSSPTLSSALVNLIPIFTFLLAVIFRMEKLEMRKSSSQAKLLGAIVAVTGAFVVTLYKGPLVLMSSSHPFDSKQSKWIIGGLSEQSKWIIGGFLLLLVCLSSATWNVLQAATVKEYTDKMTIVFFFTFFIAIQSLVFSVILERNPTAWRLKSNEEVAAILCSAVFGSLYRISIHTWCLEKKGPVYVSLFKPLGIAVAVALTVIFLGESLFLGSVIGSTIILVGFYTVIWGQANEKNMLENEVCGLESSHQKTPLIRNS; this is translated from the exons ATGGGGTTAAGTTCTTACCTATGGAATGCACTCCCTTTTATGGCAATGATTACAGTGGAATGCACAGATGTGGGTATATCAGTGATAAGTAAAGCAGCTTTGAGTAAAGGAATGAGCAACGTTGTTTCAGTTACTTATTTCAATGCTTTGGGTACTTTGATCCTTCTTCCATACTTCATCTTTTGCAG AAGCTCAGGACAGATTATATTTCTTACTGGAGTCAAATTCAGCTCCCCTACTCTCTCATCAGCTTTAGTAAACCTTATCCCCATTTTCACTTTCCTGCTTGCAGTCATATTTAG GATGGAAAAGttagaaatgagaaaatcaagCAGTCAAGCTAAATTGTTGGGTGCCATTGTAGCTGTAACAGGAGCATTCGTAGTGACTCTCTATAAGGGTCCTCTAGTTTTAATGTCTTCATCTCACCCTTTTGATTCAAAGCAATCTAAGTGGATTATTGGAGGCCTTTCAGAGCAATCTAAGTGGATTATTGGAGgctttcttcttttattggtttgCCTTTCATCTGCAACATGGAATGTTCTTCAG gCAGCCACTGTTAAGGAATATACAGATAAAATGACGATTGTCTTCTTCTTTACGTTCTTTATAGCTATCCAATCTTTGGTTTTCTCTGTAATTTTGGAAAGAAATCCAACTGCATGGAGATTGAAGTCTAATGAAGAAGTAGCTGCCATTTTATGCTCG GCAGTATTTGGAAGTTTGTACAGAATTTCAATTCATACATGGTGCTTAGAAAAGAAGGGACCTGTGTATGTTTCCCTGTTCAAGCCCTTAGGGATTGCTGTTGCAGTCGCCCTCACTGTCATATTTCTTGGCGAGTCTCTTTTTCTTGGCAG TGTGATTGGATCAACAATCATTTTAGTGGGATTCTACACAGTGATATGGGGACAAGCCAATGAAAAGAACATGTTGGAAAATGAAGTTTGTGGCTTGGAATCATCCCACCAAAAGACCCCTCTTATTCGCAATAGCTGA
- the LOC107955580 gene encoding WAT1-related protein At5g40240 isoform X3 produces the protein MGLSSYLWNALPFMAMITVECTDVGISVISKAALSKGMSNVVSVTYFNALGTLILLPYFIFCRDKQAPLTFSLLWRFFLLGLIGSSGQIIFLTGVKFSSPTLSSALVNLIPIFTFLLAVIFRMEKLEMRKSSSQAKLLGAIVAVTGAFVVTLYKGPLVLMSSSHPFDSKQSKWIIGGLSEQSKWIIGGFLLLLVCLSSATWNVLQAATVKEYTDKMTIVFFFTFFIAIQSLVFSVILERNPTAWRLKSNEEVAAILCSAVFGSLYRISIHTWCLEKKGPVYVSLFKPLGIAVAVALTVIFLGESLFLV, from the exons ATGGGGTTAAGTTCTTACCTATGGAATGCACTCCCTTTTATGGCAATGATTACAGTGGAATGCACAGATGTGGGTATATCAGTGATAAGTAAAGCAGCTTTGAGTAAAGGAATGAGCAACGTTGTTTCAGTTACTTATTTCAATGCTTTGGGTACTTTGATCCTTCTTCCATACTTCATCTTTTGCAG AGATAAGCAAGCTCCTTTGACTTTCTCACTGCTTTGGAGATTCTTCCTCTTAGGCTTGATAGG AAGCTCAGGACAGATTATATTTCTTACTGGAGTCAAATTCAGCTCCCCTACTCTCTCATCAGCTTTAGTAAACCTTATCCCCATTTTCACTTTCCTGCTTGCAGTCATATTTAG GATGGAAAAGttagaaatgagaaaatcaagCAGTCAAGCTAAATTGTTGGGTGCCATTGTAGCTGTAACAGGAGCATTCGTAGTGACTCTCTATAAGGGTCCTCTAGTTTTAATGTCTTCATCTCACCCTTTTGATTCAAAGCAATCTAAGTGGATTATTGGAGGCCTTTCAGAGCAATCTAAGTGGATTATTGGAGgctttcttcttttattggtttgCCTTTCATCTGCAACATGGAATGTTCTTCAG gCAGCCACTGTTAAGGAATATACAGATAAAATGACGATTGTCTTCTTCTTTACGTTCTTTATAGCTATCCAATCTTTGGTTTTCTCTGTAATTTTGGAAAGAAATCCAACTGCATGGAGATTGAAGTCTAATGAAGAAGTAGCTGCCATTTTATGCTCG GCAGTATTTGGAAGTTTGTACAGAATTTCAATTCATACATGGTGCTTAGAAAAGAAGGGACCTGTGTATGTTTCCCTGTTCAAGCCCTTAGGGATTGCTGTTGCAGTCGCCCTCACTGTCATATTTCTTGGCGAGTCTCTTTTTCTTG TGTGA
- the LOC107955580 gene encoding WAT1-related protein At5g40240 isoform X1, whose amino-acid sequence MGLSSYLWNALPFMAMITVECTDVGISVISKAALSKGMSNVVSVTYFNALGTLILLPYFIFCRDKQAPLTFSLLWRFFLLGLIGSSGQIIFLTGVKFSSPTLSSALVNLIPIFTFLLAVIFRMEKLEMRKSSSQAKLLGAIVAVTGAFVVTLYKGPLVLMSSSHPFDSKQSKWIIGGLSEQSKWIIGGFLLLLVCLSSATWNVLQAATVKEYTDKMTIVFFFTFFIAIQSLVFSVILERNPTAWRLKSNEEVAAILCSAVFGSLYRISIHTWCLEKKGPVYVSLFKPLGIAVAVALTVIFLGESLFLGSVIGSTIILVGFYTVIWGQANEKNMLENEVCGLESSHQKTPLIRNS is encoded by the exons ATGGGGTTAAGTTCTTACCTATGGAATGCACTCCCTTTTATGGCAATGATTACAGTGGAATGCACAGATGTGGGTATATCAGTGATAAGTAAAGCAGCTTTGAGTAAAGGAATGAGCAACGTTGTTTCAGTTACTTATTTCAATGCTTTGGGTACTTTGATCCTTCTTCCATACTTCATCTTTTGCAG AGATAAGCAAGCTCCTTTGACTTTCTCACTGCTTTGGAGATTCTTCCTCTTAGGCTTGATAGG AAGCTCAGGACAGATTATATTTCTTACTGGAGTCAAATTCAGCTCCCCTACTCTCTCATCAGCTTTAGTAAACCTTATCCCCATTTTCACTTTCCTGCTTGCAGTCATATTTAG GATGGAAAAGttagaaatgagaaaatcaagCAGTCAAGCTAAATTGTTGGGTGCCATTGTAGCTGTAACAGGAGCATTCGTAGTGACTCTCTATAAGGGTCCTCTAGTTTTAATGTCTTCATCTCACCCTTTTGATTCAAAGCAATCTAAGTGGATTATTGGAGGCCTTTCAGAGCAATCTAAGTGGATTATTGGAGgctttcttcttttattggtttgCCTTTCATCTGCAACATGGAATGTTCTTCAG gCAGCCACTGTTAAGGAATATACAGATAAAATGACGATTGTCTTCTTCTTTACGTTCTTTATAGCTATCCAATCTTTGGTTTTCTCTGTAATTTTGGAAAGAAATCCAACTGCATGGAGATTGAAGTCTAATGAAGAAGTAGCTGCCATTTTATGCTCG GCAGTATTTGGAAGTTTGTACAGAATTTCAATTCATACATGGTGCTTAGAAAAGAAGGGACCTGTGTATGTTTCCCTGTTCAAGCCCTTAGGGATTGCTGTTGCAGTCGCCCTCACTGTCATATTTCTTGGCGAGTCTCTTTTTCTTGGCAG TGTGATTGGATCAACAATCATTTTAGTGGGATTCTACACAGTGATATGGGGACAAGCCAATGAAAAGAACATGTTGGAAAATGAAGTTTGTGGCTTGGAATCATCCCACCAAAAGACCCCTCTTATTCGCAATAGCTGA